A genome region from Arachis duranensis cultivar V14167 chromosome 8, aradu.V14167.gnm2.J7QH, whole genome shotgun sequence includes the following:
- the LOC107463489 gene encoding uncharacterized protein LOC107463489, with product MECSRRSSSRDVSLKELSRRLAEFAEDRGWAQYHSPRNLLLALVGEVGELSEIFQWKGEVEKGLPNWSSEEKEHLEEEVSDVLLYLVQLADVCGLDLGQAALSKILKNAKKYPLNNN from the exons ATGGAATGCTCTAGAAGATCATCATCAAGAGATGTTTCTCTTAAGGAACTTAGCAGAAGGCTGGCTGAGTTTGCTGAAGACAGAGGCTGGGCTCAGTATCACAGCCCCAGAAATCTTCTTTTAGCTCTT GTTGGGGAAGTGGGGGAGCTATCTGAAATATTCCAATGGAAGGGagaggttgaaaaaggactaccAAATTGGAGTTCAGAAGAAAAGGAACACTTAGAAGAAGAAGTCTCAGATGTGTTGTTGTATTTGGTGCAGCTTGCTGATGTTTGTGGCTTGGATCTTGGTCAAGCAGCTCTCTCTaaaattctcaagaatgccaaGAAATATCcactaaataataattaa
- the LOC107463597 gene encoding uncharacterized protein LOC107463597, producing METDLDQHGPAFLKHGQTSQSLSLSDIFTLNDGSVTPVLKPANPPVRANVLYMSPEFSLPIAEAVKNTFNPYFDKAIWFQNSTLYHFSMFHASHHIQPVPATKEEIEAEASSVQAVARTLCPLKIVLDRVVLTSTGVLLGCWQVNSGTDPITIRAKLKEVLPHAPQKQLYDAAILHTSFARLLGPPRASPTELPETSESVQFFHDLVNRLNRQIRGFKAEVSELWYVEEFDLLALALNGRMNTRKYKLGCSRA from the exons ATGGAGACAGATCTCGATCAGCATGGACCTGCTTTCCTCAAACACGGTCAAACCTCTCAGTCTTTGTCTCTTTCTGATATCTTCACTCTTAACGATGGATCTGTAACGCCTGTACTCAAG CCTGCAAATCCTCCTGTCAGAGCTAATGTGTTGTACATGAGCCCCGAATTCTCTCTCCCTATCGC GGAGGCTgtcaaaaatacttttaatccATACTTTGATAAAG CAATCTGGTTTCAGAACTCTACTCTCTAccattttagcatgtttcatgCCTCCCACCATATTCAACCTGTTCCGGCCACAAAAGAAGAG ATAGAAGCTGAAGCATCTTCTGTTCAGGCTGTTGCAAGGACTCTCTGCCCTTTGAAAATTGTTTTGGATAGAGTGGTTTTGACTTCAACTGGGGTGCTCCTCGGTTGCTGGCAG GTCAACTCGGGGACAGACCCCATAACTATTCGCGCTAAGTTGAAGGAGGTGCTTCCACATGCACCGCAGAAGCAGCTT TATGATGCTGCAATTCTTCACACATCATTTGCAAGGCTCTTGGGACCCCCTAGAGCATCACCTACG GAGCTGCCTGAAACATCGGAAAGTGTCCAATTTTTTCATGATCTGGTTAATCGACTTAACCGTCAGATCCGTGGATTCAAG GCAGAGGTGTCAGAACTATGGTACGTGGAGGAATTTGATCTGCTTGCTCTTGCTCTAAATGGAAGAATGAACACTCGAAAATACAAACTTGGCTGCTCAAGAGCCTGA